The Pelagibacterium halotolerans B2 genome has a segment encoding these proteins:
- a CDS encoding IS5 family transposase (programmed frameshift), with translation MDGEVLRDDQWARLMGFVPGGRKGKRGPRSDGRRFFNAVLWLARSGARWRDLPEDRFGPYQTVKRRYYRWIEMGVFDRIFEAVANDPDMEWLALDATIIRAQAQAAGGRPKKGGAQAQALGRSRGGFGTKLHAIVDALGLPVRFELGPGQQNDMAPACDLIKGLAAQKVLADRAYDADSLHDIILEQGGEPVIPPRRHRKHQHRYDKIAYKNRWGIEGFFAKLKQWRRIATRYDKLAANFLGFIKLAAIMLWLK, from the exons GTGGACGGCGAGGTTCTTCGAGACGATCAATGGGCGCGGCTGATGGGGTTTGTTCCCGGCGGCCGCAAGGGTAAGCGCGGTCCGCGCAGTGATGGGCGGCGCTTTTTCAATGCGGTTCTCTGGCTTGCACGATCCGGTGCCCGCTGGCGTGACCTTCCCGAGGACCGGTTCGGCCCCTATCAGACGGTCAAAAGGCGCTATTACCGCTGGATCGAGATGGGGGTGTTCGACCGGATCTTTGAGGCGGTGGCGAACGATCCGGATATGGAATGGCTGGCGCTGGACGCCACCATCATCAGGGCGCAGGCCCAAGCCGCCGGCGGGCGGC CGAAAAAGGGGGGAGCGCAAGCCCAGGCTCTCGGCCGCTCCCGGGGCGGCTTCGGCACAAAGCTCCATGCCATAGTCGACGCCTTGGGGCTGCCGGTCCGCTTCGAACTCGGCCCCGGCCAGCAGAACGACATGGCGCCAGCCTGCGATCTGATAAAGGGACTTGCCGCCCAAAAGGTGCTTGCCGACCGCGCCTATGACGCCGACAGCCTGCACGACATCATTCTTGAACAGGGTGGCGAACCGGTCATCCCGCCCCGCCGCCATCGCAAACACCAGCACCGCTACGATAAGATTGCCTATAAAAACCGATGGGGCATCGAGGGTTTCTTCGCCAAGCTCAAGCAGTGGCGGCGCATCGCAACCCGCTACGACAAACTCGCCGCAAACTTCCTCGGCTTCATTAAGCTCGCCGCAATCATGTTGTGGCTGAAATGA
- the gor gene encoding glutathione-disulfide reductase: MGEKFDLIVIGGGSGGVRAARVSAQLGAKVAIVEEYRYGGTCVIRGCVPKKLFVYASRFGDLFDVAPSFGWTVDAAFDWPTLLANKDKEIARLEKIYETLLDGSGVKIFKARATVTGPNAIKLSTGEELEAERILIATGGAPFKPDIEGSDLGITSNEAFHLETLPRTILIEGGGYIAVEFATIFAGLGVDTTLVYRRDKILRGFDHDVRDGLEDALRERGVRFRYGYHISGLRRDGEGVCVSFSHGEEATFDKVMFATGRHPNTSDLGLDAAGVQLDQTGAVVVDEYSRSSVPSIYAVGDVTGRAALTPVAIREGSAFAQTVYNNTPTTVPYHLIPTAVFSEPEIGTVGMSEEAAAERYRSIDIYVTRFRPMMNTLSDRQEKMMLKLVTETDTGRILGCHILGPGAGEMIQLIAIPLGMGGTMADFNHAIAVHPTAAEELVTFKSPSYRVVDGEKCNP, translated from the coding sequence ATGGGCGAGAAGTTTGATTTGATCGTGATCGGTGGGGGATCGGGGGGCGTGCGAGCGGCGCGCGTTTCGGCCCAATTGGGTGCTAAGGTCGCGATCGTCGAAGAGTATCGCTATGGTGGGACCTGCGTCATCCGCGGATGCGTGCCCAAAAAGCTCTTTGTCTATGCCTCTCGGTTTGGCGATCTGTTCGATGTCGCCCCGAGCTTCGGATGGACGGTCGATGCCGCGTTCGATTGGCCGACCCTTCTGGCCAACAAGGACAAGGAAATCGCCCGCCTCGAAAAGATCTATGAAACGCTGCTCGACGGCTCCGGCGTCAAGATCTTCAAGGCGCGCGCCACGGTTACGGGCCCGAATGCGATAAAGCTTTCGACCGGAGAGGAGCTGGAGGCCGAGCGTATTCTGATCGCGACCGGCGGTGCTCCCTTCAAGCCCGATATCGAAGGCAGCGATCTCGGGATCACCTCCAATGAGGCCTTCCACCTCGAAACGCTGCCAAGGACAATCCTGATTGAAGGCGGCGGTTATATCGCCGTCGAGTTCGCGACGATCTTTGCGGGACTTGGTGTCGACACGACGCTGGTCTATCGCCGGGACAAAATCCTGCGTGGGTTCGACCACGACGTCCGTGACGGTTTGGAGGATGCGCTGCGCGAACGTGGGGTGCGGTTCCGGTATGGGTATCACATTTCCGGCTTGCGCAGAGACGGGGAGGGCGTTTGTGTTTCATTCTCCCATGGCGAGGAAGCGACTTTCGACAAGGTCATGTTCGCGACCGGTCGCCATCCCAACACTTCCGATCTGGGTCTCGATGCGGCCGGGGTCCAACTGGACCAGACCGGCGCGGTCGTGGTCGATGAATATTCACGCTCGTCGGTGCCTTCGATCTATGCGGTCGGGGACGTTACGGGCCGTGCGGCGCTCACTCCGGTCGCGATCCGGGAAGGTTCGGCATTCGCGCAGACCGTCTATAACAACACGCCCACCACCGTGCCCTATCATCTGATCCCTACTGCCGTATTTTCCGAGCCTGAAATCGGAACGGTGGGCATGAGCGAGGAAGCGGCAGCCGAGCGCTATCGCTCGATCGATATCTATGTCACCCGCTTCCGCCCCATGATGAACACGCTTTCCGACCGGCAGGAAAAGATGATGCTCAAGCTCGTCACGGAAACCGATACCGGCCGGATACTCGGCTGTCACATTTTGGGACCGGGAGCCGGTGAGATGATCCAGCTCATTGCCATTCCTCTGGGCATGGGTGGGACAATGGCCGATTTCAATCACGCCATTGCCGTACATCCCACGGCAGCAGAAGAGCTGGTGACCTTCAAATCACCAAGCTATCGTGTTGTCGATGGAGAAAAATGCAACCCGTAA
- a CDS encoding DUF2059 domain-containing protein, with translation MTFLPTLRRLTAALVLFGAALVASAPVHAQQEISPEHLAKAREYVDMTDSAQLYERTLIEMGLRVMRLMIQEDPSLRDPLINALQTVYDGYLADRDPLYNQFARIYAIRFSLEELEEIVGFYSTPVGEKLLSQNAGINEDLQLVLGVWSRNTSNEFLSRVRTELRNQGYNAPEVEAPVLEEEGEAAPQ, from the coding sequence ATGACTTTCCTGCCCACTCTGCGCCGGCTCACAGCGGCGCTCGTTCTGTTCGGTGCCGCGCTGGTTGCGTCGGCCCCTGTCCATGCCCAACAGGAAATTTCACCCGAACATCTCGCCAAAGCGCGTGAATATGTCGACATGACCGACTCCGCGCAGCTTTACGAGCGGACGCTCATTGAGATGGGGCTGCGCGTCATGCGCCTGATGATCCAGGAGGACCCCTCGCTGCGCGATCCGCTGATCAACGCGCTGCAGACCGTCTATGACGGATATCTTGCCGATCGCGACCCGCTTTATAATCAGTTCGCCCGCATCTACGCGATTCGGTTCTCGCTCGAAGAGCTTGAGGAAATCGTGGGCTTTTACAGCACACCGGTCGGCGAGAAGCTGCTGAGCCAGAATGCCGGCATCAACGAAGATCTTCAGTTGGTTCTCGGCGTCTGGAGCCGCAATACATCCAACGAATTCCTTTCGCGCGTACGCACCGAACTGCGCAATCAGGGCTATAATGCCCCCGAAGTCGAGGCGCCCGTTCTTGAAGAAGAGGGCGAAGCTGCACCACAATAA
- a CDS encoding class II 3-deoxy-7-phosphoheptulonate synthase, protein MSTWTPDSWRTKPILQVPTYPSQTELESVEARLASFPPLVFAGEARDLKANLAEVAAGRAFLLQGGDCAESFAEHHADHIRDFFRVFLQMAVVLTHGASKPVVKVGRIAGQFAKPRSADTETIDGVELPSYRGDIINGIDFTPEARIPDPNRQLEAYRQSAATLNLLRAFSAGGFANLSRVHEWTMGFVKDSNWYPRYEEVAKKIDDAIEFLGALGLSPENTPVLRETKFFTSHEALLLGYEQAMTRRDSITNDWYATSGHMIWIGDRTRNPDHAHAEYFRGIHNPIGVKCGPSMSSDDLKRLMDVLNPKDEAGRLTLIARFGSDKVQEHLPRLIETVKSEGRTVVWCCDPMHGNVIKASSGYKTRPFDRILSEVKSFFDIHREMGTIAGGVHVEMTGRDVTECTGGVSAVTEASLSDRYHTHCDPRLNASQALELAFLIAEEMHGQRTNGTAKAVGY, encoded by the coding sequence ATGAGCACGTGGACACCTGACAGTTGGAGGACGAAACCGATCCTGCAGGTCCCGACCTATCCGAGCCAGACAGAGCTTGAATCGGTCGAGGCCCGGCTCGCTTCGTTTCCCCCCTTGGTTTTTGCAGGCGAGGCGCGAGACCTCAAGGCCAACCTGGCCGAGGTCGCCGCGGGTCGCGCCTTTCTTTTGCAGGGCGGCGACTGCGCCGAAAGCTTTGCCGAACACCACGCCGATCATATCCGCGATTTCTTCCGCGTCTTTCTGCAGATGGCGGTGGTATTGACGCATGGCGCGTCCAAGCCCGTGGTAAAGGTCGGGCGTATTGCCGGCCAGTTCGCCAAGCCGCGCTCGGCCGACACTGAAACCATAGATGGCGTCGAACTGCCCTCCTACAGGGGCGATATCATCAATGGCATCGACTTCACACCCGAAGCTCGTATCCCCGATCCCAATCGCCAGCTCGAGGCATACCGGCAGTCGGCGGCCACGCTCAATCTGCTGCGCGCCTTCTCGGCAGGTGGGTTTGCCAATCTTTCGCGCGTGCATGAATGGACCATGGGGTTCGTCAAGGACTCCAACTGGTACCCGCGCTATGAAGAGGTGGCAAAAAAGATCGATGATGCCATCGAGTTTCTCGGCGCTCTTGGTCTGAGCCCCGAAAATACGCCGGTGCTGCGCGAGACGAAATTCTTCACCTCCCATGAAGCGCTGCTGCTGGGCTACGAGCAGGCCATGACGCGTCGGGACTCGATCACCAATGACTGGTACGCGACCTCGGGCCACATGATCTGGATCGGGGATCGCACCCGCAATCCCGACCACGCGCATGCTGAATATTTCAGGGGCATCCACAATCCGATCGGCGTGAAATGCGGGCCCTCCATGTCGTCCGACGATTTGAAGCGCCTCATGGACGTCCTCAACCCCAAGGACGAGGCGGGTCGATTGACGCTGATCGCACGCTTCGGGTCCGACAAGGTTCAGGAGCATCTCCCCCGGCTCATCGAGACTGTAAAGTCGGAGGGCCGTACCGTCGTCTGGTGCTGCGACCCTATGCACGGCAACGTCATCAAGGCGTCGTCGGGTTATAAGACGCGCCCGTTCGACCGCATCCTTTCCGAGGTGAAGTCGTTCTTCGACATCCATCGCGAAATGGGGACCATCGCCGGTGGTGTGCATGTGGAAATGACGGGCCGCGACGTGACCGAATGCACCGGCGGCGTGTCGGCGGTGACCGAAGCCTCGCTGTCCGACCGCTACCACACCCATTGCGATCCGCGCCTCAACGCCAGCCAGGCTCTGGAACTGGCCTTCCTCATTGCCGAGGAAATGCATGGTCAGCGCACCAACGGTACAGCCAAGGCTGTCGGATATTGA
- the rpiA gene encoding ribose-5-phosphate isomerase RpiA yields the protein MVSDDLKRKAAEAAMSEVKSGMRIGLGTGSTAKHFVDLLGAEVAKGFQCLCVPTSEATAAQARGLGIPLTTLDDIDSLDVTVDGADEIDRDFQLIKGGGGALLREKIVAAASARMIVIADDSKLVESLGRFALPIEVNPFGLAATERAIAGVMAEFGALGGKAVRQGEGAEPYLTDGGHYIVDASFGRISNAKALSLALLEIPGVVQHGLFIDLCSEAYLATPKGTIKLSEHVNYNPLIS from the coding sequence ATCGTGAGCGACGACCTCAAGCGCAAGGCGGCCGAGGCGGCAATGTCCGAAGTCAAATCGGGCATGCGCATCGGACTGGGTACGGGTTCGACAGCCAAGCACTTTGTCGACCTGCTGGGCGCCGAAGTGGCCAAGGGCTTCCAATGCCTTTGCGTACCGACCTCGGAAGCGACGGCCGCGCAGGCGCGCGGCCTGGGTATTCCCCTGACCACGCTCGACGATATCGACAGCCTCGATGTCACGGTGGATGGGGCCGATGAGATCGACCGCGATTTCCAGCTCATAAAGGGCGGCGGCGGGGCCCTGCTTCGCGAAAAGATCGTCGCTGCGGCATCAGCGCGGATGATCGTGATCGCCGACGATTCCAAACTGGTGGAGTCATTGGGCCGGTTTGCCCTGCCCATAGAAGTCAATCCCTTTGGCCTAGCCGCAACCGAGAGGGCTATTGCCGGCGTGATGGCCGAGTTCGGCGCGCTGGGCGGAAAGGCCGTGCGGCAGGGTGAAGGTGCAGAGCCATATCTGACAGACGGCGGACACTATATCGTGGACGCATCTTTTGGCCGTATTTCGAACGCAAAAGCGCTTTCGCTGGCACTGCTCGAAATTCCCGGTGTCGTGCAGCATGGGCTGTTCATCGATTTGTGTTCGGAAGCCTATCTTGCTACGCCCAAGGGGACGATCAAACTGTCCGAGCATGTGAATTATAACCCGCTCATTTCGTAA
- a CDS encoding Lrp/AsnC family transcriptional regulator, whose product MALDKLDRKILQLLQKDATMPVAEIGRKVGLSTTPCWRRIQKMEEEGVIKRRVAVLDPEKVNAGVTVFVAVKTNEHNDAWLRKFAAVVEDFTEVVEFYRMSGDVDYLLRVVVPSIQAYDIFYKKLISKIALSDVSSSFAMEQIKYTTALPLEFAVVGD is encoded by the coding sequence ATGGCGCTCGACAAACTCGACCGCAAAATTCTCCAGCTTTTGCAGAAGGATGCCACGATGCCCGTGGCGGAAATCGGCCGTAAGGTCGGTCTGTCCACCACGCCGTGCTGGCGTCGCATCCAGAAAATGGAGGAAGAGGGGGTCATCAAGCGTCGCGTCGCCGTGCTCGATCCCGAAAAGGTCAATGCCGGCGTCACCGTATTCGTTGCGGTCAAGACCAATGAGCACAATGACGCCTGGCTGCGCAAATTTGCGGCAGTCGTCGAGGATTTTACGGAGGTCGTCGAATTCTACCGCATGAGCGGGGACGTCGACTATCTGCTGCGCGTTGTCGTGCCGTCCATCCAGGCCTATGACATCTTTTATAAAAAGCTGATCTCCAAGATCGCGCTGTCGGACGTCAGCTCGTCCTTTGCCATGGAGCAGATCAAATACACCACGGCCCTGCCGCTCGAATTTGCGGTCGTTGGGGACTAA
- the moaA gene encoding GTP 3',8-cyclase MoaA encodes MTNQAPQRPLVDSFGRHVTYLRVSVTDRCDFRCTYCMGEDMVFLPKSEVLSFEEIQAVIGAFVSRGVRKVRLTGGEPLVRRDIIKLIEALSDRHLARGELDELTLTTNGSQLALHAGRLAELGIRRVNVSLDTLDGDKFRAITRRGRLPQVLDGIYAARDAGLAVKLNMVAIKNVNEEEIVPMLEWAHSEGFELTLIEEMPLGDVSFDRADTHLSLRTVRDRLAERFTLTPIAKRTGGPARYMRIEQTGGTIGFITPLSHNFCESCNRVRLTCTGQLYMCLGQEDRVDLRAALRDGGREGLDAALDRAMILKPKGHDFVIERRSAPAVGRHMSVTGG; translated from the coding sequence ATGACAAATCAAGCGCCCCAGCGCCCTCTCGTCGACAGTTTCGGCCGGCATGTCACCTACCTGCGGGTTTCGGTGACCGATCGCTGCGACTTCCGCTGCACCTATTGCATGGGCGAAGACATGGTCTTTCTGCCCAAGAGCGAGGTGCTCAGCTTTGAAGAAATTCAGGCCGTCATCGGCGCGTTTGTCAGCCGCGGCGTCCGCAAGGTTCGACTGACGGGCGGAGAGCCACTGGTTCGGCGCGACATCATAAAACTCATCGAAGCGCTTTCAGACCGGCATCTGGCGCGAGGCGAGCTCGATGAACTGACGCTGACGACCAATGGGAGCCAACTCGCTCTGCATGCGGGCCGCCTGGCCGAACTGGGTATCCGTCGGGTCAACGTTTCCCTCGATACGCTCGACGGCGACAAGTTTAGGGCGATCACCCGGCGCGGACGGTTGCCGCAAGTGCTCGATGGCATCTACGCGGCGCGCGACGCGGGACTTGCGGTCAAGCTCAACATGGTGGCGATCAAGAACGTCAACGAAGAGGAAATCGTGCCCATGCTCGAATGGGCCCATTCGGAAGGGTTTGAATTGACCCTTATCGAGGAAATGCCCCTGGGGGACGTCAGCTTCGACCGCGCCGATACCCACCTCTCGCTTCGCACGGTCCGTGATCGGCTGGCCGAGCGCTTCACGCTCACGCCCATTGCCAAGCGGACCGGCGGGCCGGCCCGCTACATGCGGATTGAACAAACCGGGGGCACGATCGGGTTCATCACGCCGCTCAGCCACAATTTCTGCGAAAGCTGCAACCGCGTGAGGCTGACCTGTACCGGCCAGCTCTATATGTGTTTGGGGCAGGAAGATCGCGTCGATCTGCGCGCCGCCTTGCGCGACGGTGGCCGCGAAGGGCTGGACGCGGCGCTCGATCGCGCGATGATCCTCAAACCCAAGGGTCATGATTTCGTGATCGAGCGGCGCTCGGCTCCGGCCGTCGGCCGGCACATGTCAGTGACCGGCGGTTAG